The Polyangiaceae bacterium genomic interval ATCATGTCCGACCTGTGCAGCCCGCACGAAAAACCACGAATCACCATATCCGGAATCAGCGAGGAGAATTTTCCAAGGAGATCGTCAGCTTTGGCTCGCCGGATCTCGTCGAGCGCGGAAATTTCGGGCTTCGGTCCTGAAAAACGCAGTCAGGATATGCCGCTTTCGCAGAGCGGGCGTCGGTCCATTTCGCGGCAAATACAGCTCGAAGTCGATGGCAACCTGCTTCTCCGGATTCGACGCGCAAAGGCCTGACACCAATCTGGCAACGGTGACTTTGCCCGCAGAGCCTGTATTGCCGCTGCACGCCGACCGAGTGTTTGCCCTGCTTGAGGAACCCGGCATCATCGACAATCGAAATCGTCACTGGATCCTGCTTGCGCATTCCGTCGACTGCGTAGCGGCGGCGGCGCGCCGGAATATCTCGATCGCTCCACGGCGCAGTTCCGACGAAGTGCAGCAGCCTGGTCGTGACAACGCTGTACGTCCGCGGTTCGCAGAACGCTTGCGCTGCGATGGGTTCCACGCTTTTCGTTCACCCGCCCCGATGATCCCGGAACGCATAGGTCGTAAAATGACGCGCGTTGCTCGGGGCGTTTGAGATGTTGACCGATGGTCACCAAGAACTCGATCGCGCGACGGTTTGTCTCCGTGTCCTGGGCAAACTTCATGGGCGCGCACCATGGACACGGTTTTACGCCGCGTGGTTCCAAGAAAAACTTTTCCAAGATATGGAGGACAAAGTAAGAAACAAACGACACAGCCCTACCCAGACGCCGTGAGACGTCGGCTAGTCCGATTGAACGTTCCGCAGTAGTACTAATTCTCCGATGGGCATAGACAAGGCAAAGTTGCGCAGTACAAAGCCGTCTTCGGCGCAAAGACCCGTGGGCCTTCGCCGCGCTACCTGCTCACCGGACTCGGTCGATGTTCCACGTGCGGCGGCATGATCCACGTCGCTCGTACGAGGCAAAGCTACGAGACGGTAGCGGCGTACACGTGTTCCAAAGGAAAAACCTTGGCTCATACGCCTCCGAAAACAGCCTTCGACGGCCCACCGAGTCGATCGATGCCGCGGTGCTCGGGCAGATCCGCGACAACGTGCTCACCGAGAAGATGGTCACAAGCACACTCGACGACTTCCGCAGACGTCTGGCAAATCGCGCAGAAAACATCGACACCGAACTGCCAGGACTACCTTGCTGGGACAAACTGGCGGGCGGCGCGAGCGATCGATCGTATGTTCAAACGAGGTGCCGGCATCGTCGTTGAGCGAGGGTGGTCCGAGCGTGTGACAGGGTGATGATAGCGGGGTGAGGGTGGGTGGGCGTAGCCGATGGGTACTGGCTTCGTGGGCCTGTCCACGACCTCAATCGGGTAACGTCTTTCATGGGCCGAACGATGGTCGCCCGGACACTCGAGTGGCCCAGTCATTC includes:
- a CDS encoding transposase, producing MEPIAAQAFCEPRTYSVVTTRLLHFVGTAPWSDRDIPARRRRYAVDGMRKQDPVTISIVDDAGFLKQGKHSVGVQRQYRLCGQSHRCQIGVRPLRVESGEAGCHRLRAVFAAKWTDARSAKAAYPDCVFQDRSPKFPRSTRSGEPKLTISLENSPR